A section of the Humulus lupulus chromosome 2, drHumLupu1.1, whole genome shotgun sequence genome encodes:
- the LOC133818561 gene encoding uncharacterized protein LOC133818561 codes for MAGIRLQPPEDSDISHQSRATPPAADLVSDDDRSIAADSWSIKSEYGSTLDDDQRHADAAEALSAGNFRAASDYSSDKDEPDSEAEASMLGLQSYWDSAYADELTNFREHGHSGEVWFGTDVMEVVASWTKSLCVDISKSHRPNHVDDETSDSVEYGDKYLTSWSVLDIGTGNGLLLQELAKQGFSDLTGTDYSDGAIDLAQKLAQRDGCVNINFLVDDVLDTKLDRQFQLVMDKGTLDAIGLHPDGPIKRMMYWDSVSRLVAKGGLVVITSCNNTKDELVEEVERFNKRSICITQEVEESNKDQEASRVVPPFQYFSHVRTYPTFEFGGSVGSRVATVAFLRN; via the exons ATGGCGGGGATCCGATTGCAGCCGCCGGAGGATTCTGACATTTCTCACCAGAGCCGAGCAACTCCTCCCGCCGCCGATCTCGTTTCCGATGACGATCGCTCCATTGCCGCCGACTCCTGGTCCATCAAGAGCGAGTACGGTAGCACGCTTGATGACGACCAGCGCCATGCCGACGCCGCCGAAGCCCTTTCAGCCGGAAACTTCCGTGCCGCCTCTGATTACAG TTCTGACAAGGATGAACCCGATTCTGAAGCAGAGGCATCAATGTTAGGTCTTCAGAGTTATTGGGATTCCGCATATGCCGATGAGTTGACGAATTTCCGCGAACATGGCCATTCCGGTGAAGTTTG GTTTGGAACTGATGTCATGGAAGTTGTTGCTTCTTGGACCAAAAGCTTGTGCGTTGATATTTCTAAAAGTCACCGTCCAAATCATGTTGATGATGAAACATCTGATTCTGTCGAATATGGTGATAAATATCTTACTTCGTGGAGTGTCCTAGACATTGGGACTGGAAATGGTTTGCTACTTCAAGAACTAGCCAAACAAGG GTTTTCCGATTTAACAGGAACTGATTATAGTGATGGAGCAATTGACCTTGCTCAAAAACTTGCTCAGCGTGATGGATGTGTTAATATTAACTTCTTG GTTGATGATGTTCTTGACACGAAGCTGGACCGGCAATTTCAACTTGTGATGGATAAAGGAACTTTAGATGCTATTGGACTGCATCCAGATGGGCCTATTAAAAG GATGATGTATTGGGACTCGGTTTCAAGATTAGTGGCTAAAGGAGGATTAGTG GTGATCACATCCTGCAACAACACAAAAGATGAATTGGTAGAAGAAGTGGAAAGGTTTAACAAAAGAAGCATCTGTATCACCCAGGAGGTGGAAGAATCCAACAAGGACCAAGAAGCGagcagggtggtgcctccattTCAGTATTTTAGTCATGTTCGCACCTATCCAACGTTTGAGTTTGGCGGTTCCGTAGGATCACGGGTTGCCACAGTTGCATTTCTCCGTAATTAA